ACCCTCCTCACCACCCCGCCCGTACACGGTCTACTGCCCCGGTTCCCGGGCGGCGACGGCTTCCCCGCGTAACCGCAGTGGCAACAGCGGCGCGCGAGCCGACACGACCGCGACGACGAAGTCGCCGTCCCGCCGGATCGCGATATCGGCGCCCGGCGGCGCGACGCGCTCGGCGGCAGCCCTGGCATCGACCGGGTCACCCCGCGCCTCCAGCCGCGCCGCCTCTCGCGCGGCGTCCACGCAGCGCACCTGCGTCGAGGCCGCGAGCAAGGCCCCGACACACACGACGACCACCACCATGATCGCCGCCAACGCGATCGCGGCCTCCACCGTGACGGCCCCGCACTCGTCCCCGACCACGCGGCGACCGCATCGCCGCGCCTCTCGACCACCGACCGGCCCCACCGCGTCGTCGGCAAGCGGCCCCGACCCACGATCAGCGACCGAGCGCACCGCGTGGTCGTCGTCCACCCACACCCCCTGGCACATCACCCACCCCCTTTCCCGACAAACCCACCCCACCCCCGACGGCCCGCTCCACCGGCCCTGACACAACCCACCGAGCGGCGAGCCACTGACCCGCCCGGCAACCGGAGGTCTCGAGCCACGGTCCACGTGCCACCGGGCCGCTGGGCCGCTATGGCCGCTATGGCCGCTATGGCCACTGAGCCGCTATGGCCTACCGGGCCACTGGACCACCCGGCCGCTGAGGCCACCCGGCCGCTGAGGCCACCCGGCCGCTGAGGCCACCCGGCCGCTGGACCACCCGGCCGCTGGACCACCCGGCCGCTGGACCACCCGGCCGCTGGACCACCCGGCCGCTGGACCACCCGGCCGCTGGGGCCACCGGGCCGTTGGGTCGCTGGGCCACTGCGCCGTTGGCCGTTGGGCGGTTGGACCATCCGAGCCCGTAACCAGGTGCTACCACCGCGCGGCCAGCCACCGAACCGCCACGCGACCGGAGCCCATGCGACGAGCCAGCGAGCACCGGGGGCCGCGCCGCTGAGTAACCGCCGCCGGCCCTTGGAACGGCGAGCCCCGAAGCCGTTGGACCGGCGGAGCAGCACGAACATCGTCCCGACAGGCAGCCCGGCACTCGAGCGGACGCGGCGTAGGTTATCCGGCCGCCGCCCGGAACACCCACGTCCCGGCCTCACACGCTGGTGTTGAGCGCCTTGTCGATGATCTTGGTCAGTGCATCGACGATGGAGTCACCGGTGACCACCCCGTAGAGCACGGCGCCGAAGGCGGCCGCCGCGATCGTGCCGATCGCGTATTCGGCGGTGCTCATGCCGTCATCGGCGACTGCCGCATGGAGGAGGCGGGTTCGCAGGCGCCAGACACCGTTCTCGGTGCGGTCGACGACCGAGCGCAGCGAGGAACGTGAATCGGCGGATGCGATCTCGTCGCCCTGGTCCGATTCGGGTTCCGGTCCGCGGGCGACTGCCTCGGCTGACGCAGCGGGTGTCGTCGCGGCTGGCGCGGCGGTGGTCGCGCTGTGGGGCGGAGCGACAGTCGTCGGCTGGTAGCCCAGCGATGTCCGGGTATCCGCCTCGGCGCAATCGGCATCGAGGGCCATCGCCAGCGGTACCGGATCCGGAGCCGCCAGCGAGGGATCGGTCTGCACGCCGATCGATGGCCTCGCCGTCATCACCCCGTCGAGCGCGACCTCCGGTGTCGTGGCCGGCGCCAAGACCCCCGGCGTTGTGGCCGGTGCCGAGACCCCCGGTGCTGTGGCCGGCGCCAAGACCCCCGGCGTTGTGGCCGGTGCCGAGACCCCCGGCGTTGTGGCCGGTGCCGAGACCCCCGGCGTTGTGGCCGGTGCCGAGACCCCCGGCGTTGTGGCCGGTGCCGCGACCTCCGGTGTTGTGGCCAGTGCCGAGACGGAAGGCAGACCACCACCCACCGCGGCCGGTGCTGCTCCCGGTGCCACCGCCGGGGCGGGAGCTGCCAACCGGGTGCGACGCGCTGCCGATGCGGCATGGCAGAGCGCTTGCGTGAACGATGGGCCGAGGGCCGTTCGGCAAGGCATCGTCCCTGCCTCCGGAACGGACGAGCCCGCAGACGAGGCGGGCGGGGCCGGGAGCAGCGCCCGCGTTTCGGTCGGACACGTCGATGCCGCACGGCAGGTGGAATGCGGGTGCGTACCGTGTGGGCTCATGCTCGGCTCACCGACAGCGGATGGTGCCGAAGGAGGTACCGAAGGCACGTCCGAGGCCGTCTCCGGATTCCGCTCAGGCATCGGCATCGGCATCGGCATCGGCATCGGCATGGACGATGGAACCAGCTGAGCCGCAGTCGAATCCGTCGGTGATGCAGGTGTGGGTTGGGGCACCGGCGCCGGTCCCTCCACCGGTCGTTGTGGCGGTCGTATCAGCCGACCGGGCGCTGAGGATCGAGTGACCGACGGCGACAGGGCGCGGGCTCGCAGGAGGCGGAGCAGGCCGGCGAGGCGGAGTCCGCGCGGGCGGCCCTGCGGCGCCCACCGCGCGGGCGGCACGGGTGCGCTCGGTAGTGCCTGACAACCGGGGGCAGCGGGGTTCGGGGGCGGCGTCGATGGCCGGACGCGCACGCGCTGGAATCCCCACGTGGACTTCATTCGTCGCGCTGTGTGCGGGAGCCGAGACGACGCGCCGGGGGCGGGAACGGCGGTGCGGAGACGCCGGAGGGCCCAGACGGTCGCGGCGTCGCTGTCGAAACGATGGGTCGCACGAAGGGGCGCGGGCAGTGAGATCTGCGGCACCGCGTGGAGCTGGGCGGGCACCCGCGCGCTCGATTCCGCCCTTGCTCCCCACCAGTGGACGAGACCTTTCACTGCCGAGCGAACCTGCGCCTGTCCACCTCGAATCACACTGCGCGGCACGGCAATACCGCGCCCGCTTCGGCTCCGCCCCGTTCTGTTCTCGCCCGGAGGGGCCGGCCGCAGCAGCGCGTGTCGTTCCGCCGACGGACGGGCCTCGCCGAGCACGTCAGCACAACCACCCTGGGCACGTACCCGCCCGACACGACAGCCACCCTCGACACCGACCCGCTCGGAGCTGACCGCACGCCGAAGGTCCGCGGTGGTCGAAAACTCGCCGCGGGAGCCGTGATCTGTTGAGGCAGGCGATGTCCCCAGGGCCACCGGTTGCGCCTGCACGCCGCTCCGCCCCACCGATTCGGCTGACCCCGACTCCTCGGACGCGGAGGACGACGGAACTCCGGCCGCCGCCGGCGGAGAGCACACCGCTGAGGCGGTGGGAGCCGGCGGGTTCGCCTCGCCGTCGGCGGCAGTCGGCGGAACCGGCGACGCGTGGCTGCGCCGCACCATGAGCAGGCTGCCCAGCCGCCGTGGGACACCTCCGGTCGGATTGGTGATCTGCACCGACATTCCTTTCTGTTCACCCCGGCGGTTGGTCCGCGCGGGGACGTTCGATGGGCCACCGCATCCGGTGGCCGAGGATGGTCCGCCCGTCACAGCAGGCCCCCGTCCAGTACGCGCCCGGCCAGTCCGACGACCACCGGGACGATGCCGAGACACAGGAAGGCGGGGAGGAAGCACAAGCCCAGCGGACCGCTGATGAGCACGCCCGCCCGTTCGGCGCGTGCCGCGGCGGCGTCCTCCACGGTGGCTCGATGCTGTTCGGCGAGTTCTGCGACGGCCGCCGCGAGGGACGAGCCCGAGCGAGCGGACCGGCGCGCCATCCGCGCCAGCGACTCGATCTCCGCGCCGCCCGGTCTGCCCGCGGCCTCGCGGGCGGCACGTTCCCAGGCGTCGGTGGCGTCGGCGCCGAGCGCCAACAGATCGGCCGCGCGCAGGAGGGCGGCCCCCAGCTCGCCCGGCGAGCCCGGTGCCGCGGCTCTGGCGGCCGAGGCCATCGGCAGACCGGCGCGCAGGCAGGCGGCGAGCAGGTCGAACACCGAGGCCACGACCAGCGGGTCCGCGGGCCCGACGGTCCGGGTGGGTGGCGGCGGGGCCGGTGCGTAGAGGGCGGCCAGGCGCGTGTCCAACCCGGCGCGGACGGGCCAGCAGAGCAGCGCGCCGGCGAGGAGGACCCAGACGGAGGCTGAGGTCTGGAACATAGGTCAGACCAGTGCCTTTCGGGTGATCGCGTCCGTCCACAGCAGTCCGGCACAGGCCAGCGCGGTTCCCAACGGCAGCAGAATGTCGCCCGCCGACGTGGTGAACAGGATGCGGAGCGGGTCGGCGCCCATGAGTTGGCCGAGCCCCAAGCCGAGCAGCGGCAGTCCGGAGAGCACGGACGCCGTCGCCCGCGCCCCCGCCATCGCCGCGGCGCTGCGGGCGCGGAACCGGATGCGCCCGGCGAGATCGACCCGCGCGGCGGTGAGCAATTCGGCCAACGCGAGGCCGTGCCGCTCGGCGACCTGCCAGGCGTCCGCGATGCGCGCGAGTTCGGCGCCGATCACCGACTGCTCGTCGCGCAGCCCGTCGGCACCGGATCCGCCGAGCCTGCCGCGTGCCGCGGACACCGCGAAGGCCCGCGCGGCGGCGCCCGCGGATTCGCGTGCCGCCACCTCGGCGGCCGCGCTCGGATGGGCACCGACACGTAGTTCGCCGATCACGGCTTCCAACGCGTCCAGCAGCCTGCCGCACTCGGCGGATTGCTCCCGGTCGCGCCGCGACCGCCGGTGCCGCACGGTGAACGTGCCGAACAGCACGGCCGCGGCGATCAGCGGCCCGACACCGGTCCACAGCACCGCGCCCGCTGCGGCACCGACACCGACCGGCCGGACCGCCCGTTGCCACGGCACGGGGCGGGGACTCCCGTACATTCCGGCGAATCGGCGCCTTGCCGCCGGACCGGGCGCCACGAGCAGCGCCACCGCGAGACTCACCAGGGCACCGCTCATCGAATCGACCGTTCGGCGAAGAGTTCGGCCAGCCGGGGCGCCGCGGGCGCGGGACCGCCGTCCGCCCGCCACGCGGCGACGATGTGCACACGCCCGTCGTGCGCGGGCTCGAGCAGACCGATCTCCCGCAAGCCGCGGGAGCCGTCGGCACCGCGCTGCACGTGCAGCACCACTTGCACGGCCGCGGCGAGCTGACTGTGCAGGGCAGCCCGTGTCATGCCACCCAGTGCCGCCAACGCTTCCAACCGTGCGGGCACCTCACGGGGCGAGTTCGCGTGGACGGTGCCCGCACCCCCGTCGTGCCCGGTGTTCAGGGCGGTCAGTAGATCGACGACCTCGGCGCCGCGCACCTCCCCGACGACGATGCGGTCCGGGCGCATCCGCAGCGCCTGGCGCACGAGGTCGCGCACCGTCACCTCGCCGACGCCTTCGACATTGGCGGTGCGGGCGACCAGCCGCACGACATGGGGATGCGGCGGGGCCAACTCCGCCGCATCCTCCACGCAGACGATGCGCTCGGCAGGATCGACGGTGGCCAGCAGGCCGGACAACAGCGTCGTCTTGCCCGCCCCGGTCCCACCGACCACCAGGAAGGCGAGCCGGGCGCGAACGATCTTTTCCAGCAGCGCTTTCGCGGATGCCGGAACGGCGCCGGAGGCGGCCAGCGCGTCCAGCCCCTGGGTGGCGGGCCGCAGTACCCGCAGCGACAGGCAGGTGCCGTCGTGCGCGATCGGCGCGAGCACCGCGTGCAGGCGGACGCCGAACGACTCGCCCAGGGTCGACCCGGGACCGGCGAGCTTGCCGTCCACCCACGGCTGCGCGTCGTCGAGCCGCCGGCCCGCCGAGAGCGCCAGCCGCTGTGCGAGCCTGCGCACGGCGGCTTCGTCGGGAAACGTGATCGTTGTCTTCTCGAGCCCGCGGCCACGGTCGACCCACACCGCATCCGGTGCCGTGACCAGCACGTCGGCGACGCGGGGGTCGTGCAGCAGCGGTTCGAGCAGCCCGGCACCGGTCAGCTCGGTCTGCAACAGCCGCAGCGCCCGCAACAGGTCGGTGTCGCCGAGGACGCCGCCCGCCTCGGCGCGGATCGCCGCGGCCAGCTGCGCCGGGTCGGGCTCGCCGGACTGTCCGGCGAGCCGTTGCCGTACCCGCTCGAGCAGCTCGGCGGTGACCAGCGCACTCATCGCGCCGTCCCCGCCGGTGCGTCGAGCACGGCGAGCACGGCATCGGCGGCCGTGACCAGGGGACCGCGCCGCGGCAGGCGGAGACCGCCGCGTTCCAGGCGGCCGGGCAGGTCGGGTTGGGCGCGCACGGCGGCCAGCAGTGGTAGATCGAGAATCTCGGCGATCTCCTGCCCGCGCAGTCCGCCCGGCGCCGGTCCGCGAACGATCAACCCTTGGTTGGGATTACGGGTGCCGACATAGGCGCTGACGGCTTCGGCCGCCGCCGCGGCCCGCAGTCGCGCCGGGACGACGAGCACCACCAGATCGGCAGAGTCGAGCATCTGCTCGGCCGCGGGGCCGCGCTCACCGGAGACGTCGCAGATGACGAGATCGCCTGCGGCACGGCCTGCTTCGAGGACCGCGTGCGCGGCGGCGGGACCGATGCGCCCCGGCAATCGACCGGCACCTGCGCGCCCGCAGGACAACACCACCAGCCCCGAACCCGCGGTGGGCAGTGCCTCGTGCAGCGCGCCCGCGGCGACCCTGCCGTCTTCGACGACGAGATCGGACCAGCGCAGGCCGGGCGCCGACTCGAGGCCGAGCAGCAGGTCCAGACCACCGCCGAGGGGTGCGCCGTCGACCAGCAGCGTGTGTCGGCGGAAGCCGACGGCCGCCGCGCGCAAGGCCGTGACCCCGGCCAGCACCGACGCACCCGCGCCACCGCACGCACCGACCACCGCGACGACGACACCGCCGCCCGCGCGTGGTTCACCGTGTTCAGCAAACTTCTCGATAAGACCGACGGCCGCGCCCGGCAGGGCGATGACCCGCTCGGCGCCGACCGCCGCGGCGGCCTGCCACGCGGACAGTCCCGGCTCGCCCTCGGTGACGAGGACGACGCCCATCCGTCGCTGATGGTCGGCCGCCGCGCACTCCAGCGCACTGGCTGTGTCGAGGATCACCAGGGGTGCGCCGGCCCAGCTGTGCCTGCCGACCGGCGGCTCGGCCTCGACGAGCTCGCGTTCGGCCGCGGCGGCGACCCGACGCACCTCCTCGCGCAGCCGAACGTCACGGATCAGCGCGAGTGCGGGGCGCACCGGCGGGAGGTCGGCGAGGTCGATGTCCATGCCGCTCAGCGTCGTGGAACCGGCGCGACCCCGACAGGACCGAGATGCCGAATGTGGATAACCCAGGGCCTGTGGAGAACCTCGCGGAGCCGGAAATATCACCGGCCGGAAATAGAGGACGGCCCCAGCCGGGGGGGGAGGAGGCTGGGGCCGTCGGGGTTCAGCCCCGGGGGGTCGGGCTGAACACGCCTGGAACATGTCCAGGTGCCAGCAATACTACACCCATTCCCCGCCGCCGACGCAAGTGCGACGCCGAAGAACTTCGGCCCCGCCCGGACCCCTCCGGCTTCTTGCGAGCAAACACGGCGCGGCCCCCGTCCGCGCGCCCGCCGCGACCCCGGCGTGCCTATCCTGAACGGGTGACGACCGAGGACGACCAGCCCGCGGACAGCGGCCGAGGGGCACCCGGCGCGCACACCGCGAATCGCACGACCGGTGGTGCGCGCGTCGCCGCGTTCTTCGATCTCGACAAGACGGTGATCGCCAAATCGAGCACCTACGTGTTCAGCAAGCCGTTCTACGCGCAGGGGCTGCTCAACCGCCGCACCGTCCTGGAAAGCAGCTACGCGCACTTCCTGTACCTGCTCTCCGGCGCCGACCACGACCAGATGGAGCGGATGCGGGAACACCTGACCAAGATGGTCGCCGGGTGGGACGTCGAACAGGTGAAATCGATTGTCGCCGAGACCCTTCACGAGCTGGTCGATCCGCTGATCTACGCCGAGGCGGCCGATCTGATCGCCGATCACAAGATCCGCGGCCACGACGTGGTGATCGTGTCCGCCTCGGGCGAGGAGATCGTCGCGCCGATCGCCGCGGCACTCGGTGTGGCGCACACCGCGGCGACCCGCCTGGTCGTCGAGGACGGCAAGTACACCGGCGAGGTGGAGTTCTACTGCTACGGCGAGGGCAAGGTCACCGCGATCGAAAAGCTCGCCGCGAGCGAGGGTTACGACCTCGCGCGGTGCTACGCCTACTCCGATTCGATCACCGACCTGCCGATGCTCGGCGCGGTCGGGCACCCCACCGCGGTCAATCCGGACCGCGCGCTGCGGCGGGAAGCGCTCGCGCGGGGCTGGCCGGTGCTGGCGTTCTCCAACCCGGTCTCACTGTGGTCGCGCTTCCAGTCCCCCTCCTCCACCACCGTCGCGGCGACCGCGGCGGTCGGTCTCAGCGCGGTGCTGGCGGGCGCGATCAGCTATCGGTTGCTGCGGAAACGGCGCTGATCGTTTCAGGGCTCTGACCTGCGGAATCCGCGCTCGCGCCGGGGCGACAAGACCCCGCCGGTGAACTTTTCAAGCCCTTGAGTGAGCTGCCTCACAGTGGTAGAAAGGTAGCTACGGAAAGGCGGAAGGCCAAGGCGGAACCGGAAGAGAAGGTCACGTCTCCCGACCACCTTTCCCAGCACGGAGGCCAGGTACCCACGCGGAGCGCGCCGCTTGGATGGCAGAAGCGTTGTGGGCCTGCGTAGTTCGAGCTGCCGACGGCGAGAGCCTCGCACAGGTTGCGGGGATGAACCGGCGGAGTTCGGATGATCGCCGAGGCCATGGAACACAACCCACCTCAGCACGCTTGGTAACCGGGTACTCCGTGCTAGCGGGCGGTGAAGTCGTCGAAGGACGGCAGCGCCGCCCGCTTCGATGTGTCCACTAGCTCGCCGCGGCGTCGGCGATGGACGTGGCCTCCCGCGCGCCGTCCTCGAGAGCGCCGCAGCACAGGATCACCCAGCCGCCGACCCCACTCGGATCCCCCGTGGCGAACGCGGCCGCGGCGTCCAGGTAGGCCTGTCGCCGGCGCAGCCAGAAGACCTCCGGCACACCGAGGCTGTGCGGGTCCAGGCCGCTGGCCACCGTCGCCAGCCGCGAGGCGGCGCGCGCGACGATGCCGTCACCGCTGCCGAACGGTCGCAGGGCGAGCAGTTCGCCGTGCACCACGGCGGCGATCACCGGCGCGGGCGCGTGGGTGGCCTGCAGGGTCTGTACGAGCAGATCGAGGCGTTGCGCGACGCCCGGATCGGTGCGCGGACGGCCCAGCGACTGCTCGTCCTCGACCAGGTCGGCGGCGGCGAGCAGGTGCAGCCGGGCCAGCGCCTGCAGCGGCGCGCGCTGCCACACGGCGGTCAAATTGCGGAGCGCGTCGCCGTCGAGTGCCTGGCCGACGCGCAGGGACCCGGCCAGGATCGGGTCGGCGACACGGCCGTCGGCGGGGATCTCGGTGCTGCCGCCCTCGATGGCCGCCGAGGACCGCGCCGCGCGCACCGCCGCCTCCGCGGCCGTCGTCGGCCAGCCGCGGAGATTCGCCCGGTGCCGGTGCACAGCCGCCAGCGCATCGCGGGCACGGTCGGCGGCGTCGCGCACACCGGGCAGGTCGACGAGGGGCTGCAACGGATCGCTCACGGGGTACGAGGCTACTGGCGCGGCCCGTTCCGACGTGCCGACAGGTGACCGAATCAGTGGGAGGAGACGGGCGCGGCGTGGATCACAGTTGATTAATCTCGGGATGAGCCCGTGCTGCCGCGAGGAAAGAGTAGTGATGACCGAAACCACCGCTGATCACCGAGAGTCGTACCCGCCGTCGCCGGAGTTTGTTGCCGGGGCCAATGCTGATGGGTCGTTGTATGAGCGGGCGCAGGCTGATCGGTTGGGGTTCTGGGCCGAGCAGGCCCGCCGCTTGTACTGGCACACCCCCTTCACCGAGGTGCTGGACTGGTCCCAGGCGCCGGTGGCGCGCTGGTTCGCCGACGGCCGACTCAACGTCGCCTACAACTGCCTGGACCGCCACGTCCTCGACGGCCACGGCGACCAACCGGCCATCCTGTGGGAAGGCGAACCCGGCGACACCCGCACCCTGACCTACGCCCAACTGCTCACCGAGGTCTGCAAAACCGCCAACTACCTCACCCAACTGGGCCTGAACACCGGCGACCGCGTCGCGATCTACCTGCCGATGATCCCCGAAGCCATCATCGCCATGCTCGCCTGCGCCCGCCTGGGCCTGCCCCACTCGGTCGTCTTCGCCGGCTTCTCCCCCGCCGCCCTGCGCCAACGCGTCGACGACGCCGCCGCCCGCCTGATCATCACCAGCGACGGCCAATACCGCCGCGGCACCCCCACCCCCCTCAAAACCGCCGTCGACGAAGCCCTCACCGAACCCGGCCACACCGTCGAACACGTCCTGATCGTCAACCGCTGCAACCTCGACATCCCCCTCACCCCCGGCCGCGACCTGTGGTGGCACGACACCATCGCCCACGCCCCACCCAACACACCGCCCAACCCCTACCCGCCGAACACCCCCTGTTCATCCTCTACACCTCCGGCACCACCGGAAAACCCAAAGGCATCCTGCACACCAGCGGCGGCTACCTCACCCAAGCCGCCTACACCCACCACTACGTCTTCGACCACAAACCCGGCCACGACATCTACTGGTGCACCGCCGACATCGGCTGGGTCACCGGCCACTCCTACATCGTCTACGGCCCCCTGGCCAACCGCGCCACCCAAATCCTCTACGAAGGCACCCCCAACACCCCCGACGAACACCGCCACTTCCACATCATCGAAAAATACGGCGTCACCATCTACTACACCGCCCCCACCCTCATCCGCACCTTCATGAAATGGGGCCGCCACATCCCCGACGCCCACAACCTGACCAGCCTGCGCCTACTCGGCTCGGTCGGCGAACCCATCAACCCCGAAGCCTGGCGCTGGTACCGCCACGTCATCGGCCGCGACACCACCCCCATCGTCGACACCTGGTGGCAAACCGAAACCGGCGCCATCATGATCTCCCCCCTCCCCGGCATCACCCACACCAAACCCGGCGCCGCCATGACCCCCCTACCCGGCATCAGCGCCCAAGTCGTCGACGACGACGCCAACCCCGTCACCCCAGGCGAAACCGAAGCCAACGGCTACCTCGTCCTCGACCAACCCTGGCCCGCCATGCTCCGCGGCATCTGGGGCGACCCCGACCGCTACCGCGACACCTACTGGAACCGCTACCACACCCACGGCTGGTACTTCGCCGGCGACGGCGCCAAAATCGACACCGACGGCGCCCTCTGGGTCCTCGGCCGCGTCGACGACGTCATGAACGTCTCCGGCCACCGCATCTCCACCGCCGAAGTCGAATCCGCCCTCGTCGCCCACCCCGCCGTCGCCGAAGCCGCCGTCGTCGGCGCCACCGACCCCACCACCGGCCAAGGCATCGTCGCCTTCGTCATCACCAACACCACCACCAACCCCCACACCACCCCCGACCAACTCATCACCGACCTCAAAACCCAAGTCGCCCAAGAAATCAGCCCCATCGCCCGCCCCCGCGACATCCACATCGTCCCCGAACTCCCCAAAACCCGCAGCGGCAAAATCATGCGCCGACTCCTCCGCGACATCGCCGAAGGCCGCCCCCTCGGCGACACCAGCACCCTCGTCGACCCCACCGTCTTCGAGGCCATCCGCGCCGAGAAGGCATAACCGCACCCTCGGGGAACCACGGCCGGCGACGAGTTCGCCGGCCGTGTTCGTTAGACTTGCTACCGGTGTGCCGGGAAGCCTGGTCGGCGTGTGGTCGGCGGCTGCGTCCCCGCAGGGGGTGCGGCGGCGGCCGCGGATTCCTGTCCGACCGGCCGAGAGGTACCCGTGATCACCCGCGTTCGCTCCGAACTCACCCGCTACCTGCGCACCGAGACCGTCGGTGGCGCCATCCTCCTGGTGGCGGCCGCCATCGCGTTGCTGTGGGTGAACTCGCCGTGGGGCGACAGCTATCTGCGGATGACCGAGACCGTGCTGGCGATCGAGCCGTTGCACCTGGAGCTGACGCTGGCGGACTGGACCAAGGACGGCCTGCTCGCGGTCTTCTTCTTCGTCGCCGGGCTGGAGCTCAAACGCGAACTCGTCGTCGGTGAGCTGGCCGATCCCAAGCGGGCCGCGTTGCCCAT
This sequence is a window from Nocardia farcinica. Protein-coding genes within it:
- a CDS encoding TadE family type IV pilus minor pilin produces the protein MVVVVVCVGALLAASTQVRCVDAAREAARLEARGDPVDARAAAERVAPPGADIAIRRDGDFVVAVVSARAPLLPLRLRGEAVAAREPGQ
- a CDS encoding DUF4244 domain-containing protein, with amino-acid sequence MSTAEYAIGTIAAAAFGAVLYGVVTGDSIVDALTKIIDKALNTSV
- a CDS encoding type II secretion system F family protein, producing MFQTSASVWVLLAGALLCWPVRAGLDTRLAALYAPAPPPPTRTVGPADPLVVASVFDLLAACLRAGLPMASAARAAAPGSPGELGAALLRAADLLALGADATDAWERAAREAAGRPGGAEIESLARMARRSARSGSSLAAAVAELAEQHRATVEDAAAARAERAGVLISGPLGLCFLPAFLCLGIVPVVVGLAGRVLDGGLL
- a CDS encoding TadA family conjugal transfer-associated ATPase, whose translation is MSALVTAELLERVRQRLAGQSGEPDPAQLAAAIRAEAGGVLGDTDLLRALRLLQTELTGAGLLEPLLHDPRVADVLVTAPDAVWVDRGRGLEKTTITFPDEAAVRRLAQRLALSAGRRLDDAQPWVDGKLAGPGSTLGESFGVRLHAVLAPIAHDGTCLSLRVLRPATQGLDALAASGAVPASAKALLEKIVRARLAFLVVGGTGAGKTTLLSGLLATVDPAERIVCVEDAAELAPPHPHVVRLVARTANVEGVGEVTVRDLVRQALRMRPDRIVVGEVRGAEVVDLLTALNTGHDGGAGTVHANSPREVPARLEALAALGGMTRAALHSQLAAAVQVVLHVQRGADGSRGLREIGLLEPAHDGRVHIVAAWRADGGPAPAAPRLAELFAERSIR
- the ssd gene encoding septum site-determining protein Ssd gives rise to the protein MDIDLADLPPVRPALALIRDVRLREEVRRVAAAAERELVEAEPPVGRHSWAGAPLVILDTASALECAAADHQRRMGVVLVTEGEPGLSAWQAAAAVGAERVIALPGAAVGLIEKFAEHGEPRAGGGVVVAVVGACGGAGASVLAGVTALRAAAVGFRRHTLLVDGAPLGGGLDLLLGLESAPGLRWSDLVVEDGRVAAGALHEALPTAGSGLVVLSCGRAGAGRLPGRIGPAAAHAVLEAGRAAGDLVICDVSGERGPAAEQMLDSADLVVLVVPARLRAAAAAEAVSAYVGTRNPNQGLIVRGPAPGGLRGQEIAEILDLPLLAAVRAQPDLPGRLERGGLRLPRRGPLVTAADAVLAVLDAPAGTAR
- a CDS encoding HAD family hydrolase, giving the protein MIAKSSTYVFSKPFYAQGLLNRRTVLESSYAHFLYLLSGADHDQMERMREHLTKMVAGWDVEQVKSIVAETLHELVDPLIYAEAADLIADHKIRGHDVVIVSASGEEIVAPIAAALGVAHTAATRLVVEDGKYTGEVEFYCYGEGKVTAIEKLAASEGYDLARCYAYSDSITDLPMLGAVGHPTAVNPDRALRREALARGWPVLAFSNPVSLWSRFQSPSSTTVAATAAVGLSAVLAGAISYRLLRKRR
- a CDS encoding Fic family protein, yielding MSDPLQPLVDLPGVRDAADRARDALAAVHRHRANLRGWPTTAAEAAVRAARSSAAIEGGSTEIPADGRVADPILAGSLRVGQALDGDALRNLTAVWQRAPLQALARLHLLAAADLVEDEQSLGRPRTDPGVAQRLDLLVQTLQATHAPAPVIAAVVHGELLALRPFGSGDGIVARAASRLATVASGLDPHSLGVPEVFWLRRRQAYLDAAAAFATGDPSGVGGWVILCCGALEDGAREATSIADAAAS